Proteins encoded within one genomic window of Equus caballus isolate H_3958 breed thoroughbred chromosome 20, TB-T2T, whole genome shotgun sequence:
- the MDC1 gene encoding mediator of DNA damage checkpoint protein 1 isoform X21, protein MPDCSVALPFPSISKQHAVIEILAWGKAPILRDSGSLNGTQILRPPKVLSPGVSHRLRDQELILFADLLCQYHRLDAPLPFVSRGPLTVEETPKVQGGTHPRGLLLAEDSEEEVDPLSERHVVKEPRTTSSSLATVVPESDEEGPSPAPGGPGPPFAFNLDSDTDEEESQQPATGEAFSAAMTDATVETEPPKAITTEIQLEKDQCSVEERDNATKVKRDARNEVVPVGVILERTQPAEEDSDTDVDDESRPPGRPAEVHLESAQPSGFMDSDTDVEEEGIPTTPAVVPMKKRQVFHGDDAKSPGAPGLANLQESPAGSDTDVEEGEALLTVPLERSQASMVIDSNTDDEEEVSAALTLARLKESRTLTWHRDTDVEEDKAQPVVLLEQSQTSARRDSDTDVEEEGPPVEKRGTVPKDCTDKAHSEKSQPPLGDSDIEMEEDKSSPAVHLERSEASATVDVNTQVKEEVLPGPAVTPLEKHQVPVAWTNQTDVEADRGPAKLPMVCLEEAQPPPVGDCEITSLNASAVTDVRKSQFPTGGDAGTEWAVAVLEQERAPEAGAQGGSPVALVEQGLLPVSRENLTDLVVDTGTPGEPTQPRREGAQTPKEGKREPRMDGTKDSADARDDSEDLDLQATQCFVEKEGQSLEVQSTEDEPTQAFLLSPPQEPGPSRCSFQAEGALDELWEVLATQPYCPRESEASETQPIAAHLEAHGSCPSPPRATPGEQHPESPVHAEPLGIQGRGMQTVEKDMGTPGETADRVNPERGPLERATKKPPPEGERKDVMGEEELTWGLRDSQQKQVLARDTQRQESDKKVTSASPESGMESLKVEIETAREIQEKEREKQTLAREIFEREAEKLVPGRVCEVGGLEVKVSKVIQERGPEAGEPERGTQDQEGQASSPTPEPRVGAGGLQALASAVVASGSQSGGGRGVPVSPRRQERDHLNCKMPPAEKASRGDQESPEACLPPAVTEASAPLQNPLMSQSQKHPTPQPLPSLELPIPRARQNGSQGAPEIPPSELEPLHPKPKVRPRGSSRMLPSPVSSIAPESHPTTPTDQPVSPEPTSRATRSRTYRSSEMTPAPVVPTAPELQSSTSKDQPVTAKLTSRATRGRTHRSSVKSPEPVVPTAPELQPSTSKDQPVTPEPTSRGRTHRSSVKAPEQVVPTAPELQPSTSKDQSVIPTPTSRATRGRTHRSSVKTPEPVVPTAPEFQPPTPTDQPVTLELISRATRGRTHRASVKTPEPVVPTAPELQPPTSKDQSGILTPTSRATRGRTHRFSVKSPEPIVPIAPELQPSTPTDQSVASEPTSGTTQGRTHRSSVKTPELVVPTGPEFQPSTSINQLVTPKPTSQPRTHRSSVKTPEPIVPTTSELQPSTPTDQPVTPKPTSRATRGRKHRSVNTSEPIVPTAPELQPSTPTDKPVTRKPTSRATRGRTHRSSVKTPEPIVPTAPELQPSTPTDKPVTCKPTSRATRGRKHRSSVKTPKPIVPTASQLQPSTPTDQSVTPESTTQDIRGRKHRSSVKTPQPMEPTAPGHEPPSHTDQPVTPEAIAPASQSRTLRTSIISAVPVPTTPEFRSPVPTDQPIPPETIPQANCSRRPRATRKQGSPTAPIVHEPCSAPPEPNSRNQRRRAVRAAESLTTIPEPAFAQLPEAPTHAPHIEKVEAAGTSGFTPEPQRKASQSHKRPLATLDLPPLQKRLQRGKVSQKTAFLQEEEDDPTERPGKKEVVVMPGPGKRKRDQAEEEGILSRSLRRTKPNQESTAPKVLFTGVVDVRGERAVLALGGSLASSVAEASHLVTDRIRRTVKFLCALGRGIPILSLDWLHQSRKAGCFLPPDEYVVTDPEQEENFGFSLRDALSRARERRLLEGYEIHVTPGVQPPPLQMGEIISCCGGTVLPSMPRSYKPQRVVITCSQDFPRCAIPSRVGLPILSPEFLLTGVLKQEAKPEAFVLSALEMSST, encoded by the exons ATGCCTGATTGCTCTGTGGCCCTGCCCTTTCCATCCATCTCCAAACAACATGCAGTGATTGAAATCCTGGCCTGGGGCAAGGCACCTATCCTCCGGGATTCTGGGAGCCTCAATGGGACTCAAATCCTGAGGCCTCCTAAGGTCCTGAGCCCTGGGGTGAGTCATCGTCTGAGAGACCAGGAGTTAATTCTCTTTGCTGACTTGCTCTGCCAGTACCATCGCCTGGATGCCCCCCTGCCCTTTGTCTCTCGGGGCCCTCTAACTGTAGAGGAGACACCCAAGGTACAGGGAGGAACTCATCCCCGGGGGCTCCTGTTGGCTGAGGACTCAGAGGAGGAAGTAG ATCCTCTTTCTGAAAGGCATGTGGTGAAAGAACCAAGGACCACATCTTCTTCTTTGGCAACAGTAGTTCCAGAGAG TGATGAAGAGGGGCCTTCCCCTGCCCCAGGTGGCCCTGGGCCACCTTTTGCCTTCAACTTGGACAGTGACACAGATGAGGAAGAAAGTCAGCAACCAGCAACAGGGGAGGCCTTCTCAGCTGCCATGACAGATGCCACTGTAGAGACAGAACCGCCTAAAGCCATCACAACTGAAATCCAGCTTGAAAAGGATCAGTGTTCAGTGGAGGAAAGGGACAATGCCACAAAAGTCAAGAGGGATGCAAGGAATGAAGTGGTTCCAGTTGGAGTGATTCTGGAGAGGACCCAACCTGCTGAGGAGGACAGTGACACAGATGTGGATGATGAGAGCAGGCCTCCAGGAAGGCCAGCCGAAGTCCATTTGGAAAGTGCCCAGCCTTCTGGCTTCATGGACAGTGATACTGATGTGGAAGAAGAGGGGATCCCCACGACCCCAGCTGTAGTTCCTATGAAGAAGAGGCAAGTCTTCCATGGAGATGATGCAAAGAGTCCTGGGGCACCTGGCTTGGCGAATCTGCAGGAGAGCCCAGCTGGTAGTGATACAGATGTGGAGGAGGGCGAGGCCCTACTAACGGTCCCTCTGGAGAGAAGCCAAGCCTCCATGGTGATCGATAGCAATACAGATGATGAGGAAGAAGTCTCAGCAGCACTCACTTTGGCACGTCTGAAAGAGAGCCGAACCCTTACCTGGCACAGAGATACAGATGTGGAAGAGGACAAGGCCCAACCTGTGGTCCTTCTGGAGCAAAGCCAAACCTCCGCCAGGAGAGACAGTGACAcagatgtggaggaggaggggccccCAGTGGAAAAGAGAGGCACTGTCCCCAAGGATTGCACAGACAAAGCACATTCAGAAAAGAGCCAGCCTCCTCTTGGGGACAGTGATATAGAGATGGAGGAAGATAAGAGCTCACCTGCAGTCCACCTGGAGAGAAGTGAAGCCTCTGCCACAGTGGACGTCAACACACAAGTGAAGGAGGAAGTCCTACCAGGGCCAGCTGTTACACCTCTGGAGAAGCATCAGGTGCCTGTGGCGTGGACAAATCAAACAGATGTGGAAGCAGACAGGGGCCCAGCAAAGCTGCCTATGGTGTGTCTAGAGGAAGCCCAGCCTCCTCCAGTTGGGGACTGTGAGATCACATCCTTAAATGCCTCAGCAGTGACAGATGTAAGAAAGAGCCAGTTTCCCACAGGAGGGGATGCTGGGACGGAATGGGCTGTGGCTGTTCTTGAGCAGGAGAGAGCTCCTGAGGCGGGGGCCCAGGGTGGGTCACCTGTGGCACTAGTGGAGCAGGGCCTTCTCCCTGTCTCAAGGGAAAACCTAACAGATCTGGTGGTGGACACAGGCACTCCAGGGGAACCCACCCAGCCACGGAGAGAGGGAGCCCAGACCcccaaagaagggaagagagaaccACGTATGGATGGGACCAAGGACTCTGCAGATGCCCGTGATG ATTCTGAAGATCTAGACCTACAGGCTACCCAGTGCTTTGTGGAGAAAGAGGGTCAGAGCCTGGAAG TCCAGAGCACGGAGGATGAACCTACCCAGGCCTTCCTGTTAAGTCCACCCCAAGAGCCTGGCCCTTCCCGTTGCAGCTTCCAGGCCGAAG GTGCCCTGGATGAGCTGTGGGAGGTCTTGGCTACACAGCCATACTGTCCAAGAGAATCTGAGGCCTCTGAGACCCAGCCCATTGCCGCCCACCTTGAGGCCCATGGATCTTGCCCCTCACCACCTAGGGCAACACCAGGAGAACAACATCCAGAGAGCCCAGTTCATGCAGAGCCACTGGGGATTCAAGGAAGAGGGATGCAGACTGTGGAGAAAGACATGGGTACACCAGGAGAAACAGCAGACAGGGTGAACCCTGAGAGAGGACCATTGGAGAGGGCAACCAAGAAACCGCcaccagaaggagagagaaaagatgtgATGGGAGAGGAAGAATTAACTTGGGGGCTACGGGACAGTCAACAAAAACAGGTGTTAGCTAGAGACACTCAGAGACAAGAGTCTGACAAAAAGGTGACAAGTGCAAGTCCCGAAAGTGGTATGGAGAGTTTGAAGGTAGAAATTGAGACAGCCAGGGAAatacaagagaaagagagagaaaagcagactCTTGcaagagaaatatttgaaagagaagcagagaaattaGTACCAGGGAGAGTGTGTGAGGTAGGTGGGTTAGAGGTCAAGGTATCCAAAGTGATACAGGagagaggccctgaggcaggggagCCAGAGAGAGGGACCCAGGACCAGGAAGGGCAGGCCTCCAGTCCAACACCAGAGCctcgggtgggggctgggggccttCAGGCACTCGCTTCAGCTGTGGTAGCTTCTGGGAGCCAATCAGGTGGAGGAAGGGGCGTCCCAGTGAgtcccaggaggcaggagagag ACCACTTGAATTGCAAGATGCCACCTGCTGAGAAGGCTTCTAGG GGTGATCAGGAATCCCCAGAGGCGTGTCTGCCTCCTGCAGTGACTGAAGCCTCAGCCCCACTCCAAAACCCCCTCATGTCTCAGAGCCAAAAACATCCTACACCTCAGCCTCTGCCTTCCTTAGAGCTGCCCATTCCCAGGGCCAGGCAAAATGGGAGTCAGGGAGCCCCAGAGATTCCTCCCTCAGAGCTGGAGCCTCTGCATCCAAAACCCAAAGTCAGGCCCCGGGGGTCCTCCAGGATGTTACCCTCTCCAGTGTCTTCTATAGCCCCTGAGTCCCACCCTACCACCCCCACAGACCAGCCTGTCAGCCCTGAGCCCACATCTCGGGCCACTCGGAGCAGAACATACAGGTCTTCTGAAATGACCCCTGCACCAGTTGTCCCCACAGCACCTGAGCTGCAATCTTCCACCTCCAAAGACCAGCCTGTCACCGCTAAGCTCACATCTCGGGCCACTCGGGGAAGGACACATAGGTCCTCTGTCAAGTCCCCTGAACCAGTTGTCCCCACAGCCCCTGAGCTCCAGCCTTCCACCTCTAAAGACCAGCCTGTCACTCCTGAGCCCACATCTCGGGGCAGGACACATAGATCTTCTGTCAAGGCCCCTGAGCAAGTTGTCCCTACAGCTCCTGAGCTGCAACCTTCCACCTCCAAAGACCAGTCTGTCATCCCCACACCCACATCCCGGGCCACTCGGGGCAGGACACATAGGTCCTCTGTCAAGACCCCTGAACCAGTTGTCCCCACAGCCCCTGAGTTCCAGCCTCCTACCCCCACAGACCAACCTGTCACTCTTGAGCTCATATCTCGGGCCACTCGGGGCAGAACACACAGAGCCTCTGTGAAGACTCCTGAACCAGTTGTCCccacagctcctgagctgcagcctcCCACCTCCAAAGACCAGTCTGGCATCTTAACACCCACATCTCGGGCCACTCGGGGCAGAACACATAGGTTCTCTGTCAAGTCCCCTGAACCAATTGTCCCCATAGCCCCTGAGCTTCAGCCTTCTACCCCCACAGACCAATCTGTCGCTAGTGAGCCCACATCTGGCACCACTCAGGGCAGGACACATAGGTCTTCTGTCAAGACCCCTGAACTAGTTGTACCCACAGGTCCTGAGTTCCAGCCTTCCACTTCCATAAACCAACTTGTCACCCCCAAACCCACATCTCAGCCAAGGACACATAGGTCTTCTGTCAAGACCCCCGAACCAATTGTTCCCACAACCTCAGAGCTCCAGCCTTCCACCCCCACAGACCAACCTGTCACCCCCAAACCCACATCCCGGGCCACTCGGGGCAGAAAACATAGGTCTGTCAACACCTCTGAACCGATTGTCCCCACAGCCCCTGAGCTCCAGCCTTCCACCCCCACAGACAAACCTGTCACCCGCAAGCCCACATCTCGGGCCACTCGGGGCAGAACACATAGGTCTTCTGTCAAGACACCCGAACCAATTGTCCCCACAGCCCCTGAGCTCCAGCCTTCTACCCCCACAGACAAACCTGTCACCTGCAAACCCACATCTCGGGCCACTCGGGGCAGAAAACATAGGTCTTCTGTCAAGACCCCCAAACCAATTGTCCCCACAGCCTCACAGCTCCAGCCTTCCACCCCGACAGACCAATCTGTTACCCCTGAGTCCACAACTCAGGACATTCGGGGCAGAAAACATAGGTCCTCTGTCAAGACTCCCCAACCAATGGAACCCACAGCCCCTGGCCATGAACCTCCCAGCCATACAGACCAGCCTGTCACCCCTGAAGCCATAGCTCCGGCTAGTCAGAGCAGGACACTAAGGACTTCTATAATAAGTGCTGTGCCAGTTCCTACCACCCCTGAATTCCGGTCTCCTGTCCCCACAGACCAGCCTATTCCCCCTGAGACCATCCCTCAAGCCAATTGCAGCAGGAGGCCAAGGGCCACTAGGAAGCAGGGGTCCCCCACAGCTCCCATTGTCCATGAACCCTGCTCTGCACCCCCTGAACCTAACTCGAGGAACCAAAGACGAAGAGCAGTGAGAGCAGCTGAGTCCCTTACAACCATTCCTGAGCCTGCCTTTGCCCAGCTTCCTGAGGCGCCCACTCATGCTCCCCACATCGAAAAGGTAGAGGCAGCAGGTACATCTGGGTTCACCCCAGAGCCCCAGCGTAAGGCCTCTCAAAGCCACAAGAGGCCTTTAGCTACCCTGGATTTACCCCCACTTCAAAAACGGCTCCAAAGAGGGAAAGTCTCCCAGAAGACAGCGTTCctccaggaagaggaagatgatCCCACAGAGAGACCAGGGAAGAAAGAG GTTGTAGTGATGCCAGgaccaggcaagagaaagagagaccaagCAGAAGAAGAGGGAATACTGAGCCGCAGCCTCCGAAGAACCAAACCTAATCAAGAGTCCACAGCCCCcaaa GTGCTCTTCACAGGAGTGGTGGATGTTCGAGGAGAGCGGGCAGTACTGGCCCTGGGGGGAAGTCTGGCCAGCTCAGTGGCAGAGGCTTCCCACCTGGTGACTGATCGAATCCGCCGGACGGTCAAGTTCCTGTGTGCCCTGGGGCGGGGGATCCCCATCCTCTCCCTGGACTGGCTGCACCAG TCCCGCAAAGCTGGTTGCTTCTTGCCACCGGATGAATACGTGGTGACCGATCCTGAGCAGGAAGAGAACTTTGGCTTCAGCCTTCGGGATGCTCTGAGCCGAGCTCGGGAGCGAAGGCTGCTGGAG GGCTATGAGATTCATGTGACCCCTGGAGTCCAGCCACCTCCACTTCAGATGGGAGAGATCATCAGCTGCTGTGGAGGCACTGTCCTACCCAGCATGCCCCGGTCCTATAAG CCTCAGAGAGTTGTGATCACATGCTCCCAGGACTTCCCCCGATGCGCCATTCCATCTCGGGTCGGGCTGCCCATCCTCTCACCTGAGTTCCTGCTGACAGGAGTGCTGAAGCAGGAAGCCAAGCCAGAGGCCTTCGTCCTCTCCGCTTTGGAAATGTCATCCACCTGA